In Flavobacterium sp. CBA20B-1, one DNA window encodes the following:
- a CDS encoding heavy metal translocating P-type ATPase metal-binding domain-containing protein: MLNCYHCGNDVVENEGIVFNDKNFCCKGCQTVYDLFESNGLTDYYDFEQNPGAVPKDVASKYNYLDNTDIADKLIDFKEGTTTIVRLYIPHIHCSSCIWILENLHTLNPAITHSQVVFSQKKVSITFNSDNISLKNLVLLLASIGYEPYISLEQFDAQPKLIDRSLLYKIGVAFFGFGNIMLLSFPEYFNVDDLWMQQYRGFFRYVNILLALPVFLYSATPYYKSAYHSIKTKAYNIDIPMALGIIVMFVRSLVDIFFQDGAGFLDSMCGLVFFMLSGKLIQQTTYNFLSFERDYKSYFPIAVTKIQNEKESPIQVYEIEKGNQLLIRNEELIPVDAILLSETAFIDYSFVTGEAVPLEKKSGDKIYAGGKQVGNAVIVEAINTVSQSYLTQLWSNDIFQKKVSQKIQTITDKASGIFTPTLLTIALIGFFVWSFTSLNAAFNVLTAVLIVACPCALALTAPYTWGNVIRLMGKRKLYLKNTAVIEQLSKVDTIVFDKTGTLTSNSNQHIQFIGEHLSTNDLTAIKNIVRGSNHPLSRRLYMILPDTPIEKPENYKETPGKGIEGIFRNDTIKIGSASWVGAADALDINQTKVYISINDKIKGFYVFENEYRVGLEALFQSLQNKNYQLFVLSGDNDGEQRMLERLMPKNTQLVFNQKPDDKLRFIKKLQENNHNVLMIGDGLNDAGALAQSNVGISISENVNVFTPASDAILDAESFTKLPYFLQFAKNAMKTIKMSYVLALTYNVVGLSFALSNNLSPLVAAIIMPVSTATIISFVTIMSNYFARKEEG, encoded by the coding sequence ATGTTGAATTGTTATCATTGTGGAAATGATGTGGTTGAAAATGAGGGGATTGTTTTTAACGACAAAAATTTCTGCTGCAAAGGTTGCCAAACGGTTTATGACTTGTTTGAAAGCAACGGACTTACTGATTACTACGATTTTGAACAAAATCCGGGTGCGGTTCCAAAAGATGTTGCATCAAAATACAATTATTTAGACAATACAGATATTGCCGATAAATTGATTGATTTTAAGGAAGGAACAACCACCATTGTTCGGCTCTATATTCCGCATATTCATTGCAGCTCGTGCATTTGGATATTAGAGAACCTGCATACTTTAAACCCAGCAATTACCCATTCGCAAGTGGTTTTTTCACAAAAAAAAGTCAGCATCACGTTTAATAGCGACAATATTTCTTTGAAAAATTTGGTGTTGTTGTTGGCTTCAATTGGTTATGAACCGTATATAAGTTTGGAACAATTTGACGCCCAACCAAAATTAATCGACCGCAGTTTGCTTTATAAAATAGGGGTTGCATTCTTTGGGTTTGGAAATATAATGTTGCTTTCATTTCCTGAATATTTTAATGTAGATGACTTATGGATGCAGCAATATCGGGGCTTTTTTAGATACGTTAATATTTTATTGGCATTACCCGTTTTCTTGTATTCGGCCACACCTTATTATAAATCGGCATACCACAGCATTAAAACCAAGGCATACAATATTGATATTCCTATGGCATTGGGAATTATTGTAATGTTTGTGCGCAGTTTGGTGGATATTTTTTTTCAAGACGGCGCCGGATTTTTAGACAGTATGTGCGGATTGGTGTTTTTCATGCTCTCGGGCAAATTGATCCAGCAAACCACCTATAACTTTTTGTCGTTTGAGCGCGATTATAAATCGTATTTCCCCATTGCAGTAACCAAAATACAAAATGAAAAAGAAAGTCCTATTCAGGTTTATGAAATTGAAAAAGGAAACCAATTGTTGATTCGCAATGAAGAATTAATCCCGGTAGATGCTATTTTATTGTCTGAAACCGCTTTTATTGATTACAGTTTTGTTACCGGCGAGGCTGTTCCATTAGAAAAAAAGTCGGGCGATAAAATTTATGCAGGCGGAAAGCAGGTAGGAAACGCCGTGATTGTTGAAGCAATTAATACTGTTTCGCAAAGCTATTTGACCCAATTGTGGAGCAATGATATATTTCAGAAAAAAGTATCCCAAAAAATACAAACCATTACCGATAAAGCCAGTGGAATCTTCACACCCACATTGCTTACCATTGCCTTGATTGGTTTTTTTGTATGGAGCTTCACTAGTTTAAATGCCGCATTCAACGTACTAACCGCCGTATTAATAGTTGCTTGCCCATGTGCCTTGGCATTAACCGCTCCATACACTTGGGGAAACGTGATTCGGTTGATGGGCAAGCGCAAATTGTATCTAAAAAATACAGCAGTTATTGAACAACTTTCCAAGGTTGATACCATTGTGTTTGATAAAACCGGCACATTAACATCAAACAGCAACCAACACATTCAGTTTATTGGCGAACATTTATCTACAAATGATTTAACGGCCATAAAAAATATTGTTAGGGGATCTAACCACCCATTGAGTAGAAGGTTATACATGATTTTACCTGATACACCTATTGAAAAACCTGAAAATTATAAGGAAACTCCCGGAAAAGGGATTGAAGGCATTTTTAGAAATGACACCATAAAAATAGGTTCAGCAAGTTGGGTAGGAGCAGCCGATGCTTTAGACATCAATCAAACAAAAGTTTATATCAGTATAAATGACAAAATAAAAGGATTTTATGTGTTTGAAAATGAATACAGAGTAGGGTTAGAGGCACTTTTTCAATCATTGCAAAACAAAAACTACCAACTTTTTGTGCTGTCGGGCGATAATGATGGGGAACAACGCATGCTAGAGCGCTTAATGCCTAAAAACACGCAGCTTGTTTTTAATCAAAAACCCGATGATAAATTGCGATTTATTAAAAAATTGCAAGAAAATAATCATAATGTATTAATGATTGGCGATGGTTTGAACGATGCCGGCGCCTTGGCACAAAGCAATGTTGGTATATCGATTTCAGAAAACGTAAATGTTTTTACACCCGCAAGCGACGCCATACTCGATGCAGAATCGTTTACTAAATTGCCCTATTTTTTACAGTTTGCCAAAAACGCCATGAAAACCATAAAAATGAGCTATGTATTGGCACTTACCTATAATGTTGTGGGCTTAAGTTTTGCACTTTCAAACAATTTATCGCCTTTAGTTGCAGCAATAATAATGCCCGTAAGCACTGCCACAATAATAAGTTTTGTTACCATAATGAGTAATTACTTTGCAAGAAAAGAGGAGGGGTGA
- a CDS encoding E3 ubiquitin ligase family protein gives MKKLFSQLPTWLVLLVVMALFTLVFFNIYILAILPLVVGIFVYFITKTQRTFIKKYYTSIDNLPEGFVKIEGKIEAEKTLESPYFKEECISYTYKDATIDYDDETGSEYTKNAILKSEFQDFYISDATGKIKVNSKGLDISFLSIKTKLIGKKRHTERTLKNGDEITIIGTAVKNNENKIELQKSDKNPFTVSDHTNINNQKQVFRTIKFFLPYIIFMYILVNYFLFAPLKINIKENEIFPYFAIFGMPILAVILGIIGNQFEGFIKQFLSNFAGICFFVALLTIPLICLFYIIELEFSRIICIWLNILVCTTLAFVFDYKKLDGVFDEK, from the coding sequence ATGAAAAAACTTTTTTCACAACTCCCAACTTGGTTAGTATTATTGGTTGTAATGGCACTTTTTACACTGGTGTTTTTCAATATATACATCCTGGCAATTTTGCCTTTGGTTGTAGGAATTTTTGTTTATTTTATCACAAAAACCCAACGGACTTTTATTAAAAAATACTATACTTCAATTGATAATTTACCCGAAGGTTTTGTGAAAATTGAAGGAAAAATAGAAGCTGAAAAAACCTTGGAATCTCCTTATTTCAAAGAAGAATGTATCTCGTACACATACAAAGATGCAACCATTGATTATGACGACGAAACTGGTAGCGAATATACAAAAAATGCTATTCTGAAAAGTGAATTTCAGGATTTTTATATTTCAGATGCTACCGGGAAAATCAAAGTAAATTCTAAGGGTTTAGATATTTCATTTTTGTCGATCAAAACCAAATTAATTGGCAAAAAAAGACACACCGAACGAACCCTAAAAAATGGCGACGAAATTACCATTATAGGAACCGCTGTGAAAAATAATGAAAACAAAATAGAATTACAAAAATCCGACAAAAATCCGTTCACAGTAAGCGATCATACCAACATCAATAATCAAAAACAAGTGTTTCGAACCATAAAATTTTTCCTGCCCTACATCATTTTTATGTATATTTTGGTAAACTATTTTCTTTTCGCACCCTTGAAAATAAACATTAAAGAAAATGAAATCTTTCCATATTTTGCGATTTTTGGAATGCCAATTTTAGCTGTAATTTTGGGTATTATCGGAAATCAATTTGAAGGTTTCATTAAACAATTCCTATCCAATTTCGCAGGAATCTGTTTTTTTGTGGCACTCCTCACTATTCCTTTAATATGTTTATTTTATATCATTGAATTAGAATTTTCCCGAATCATTTGCATTTGGTTGAACATTTTAGTTTGTACAACTTTGGCTTTCGTTTTTGATTATAAAAAATTAGATGGCGTTTTTGATGAAAAATAA
- a CDS encoding DHH family phosphoesterase codes for MMNTNDKAFLTQFLETPKQIAIIPHRNPDGDALGSCLGLYHVLKQLNHTVKVLAPNEFPEFISWLPATNEILIFEKNFDTCAAFLQGSDLVFTLDFNALHRAGDQMGSYLEKLRKPFVMIDHHQMPDNYAKVTISDTSFGSTCELLYRFLQELNLQKYINVKVATCIYTGIVTDSGSFKFVKTTGDTHRVVAELIDLGVDNPKIHSMLFNTSSYNQLQLVGRALQQLKVLPNHSTAYTYLTQDDLNQFHYKKGDTEGIVNYGLSIKGIDFAAIFIENKEEGMIKISFRSEGEFDVNEFARTFFNGGGHINAAGGKSFISLQETILKFETIINEINKQ; via the coding sequence ATGATGAATACAAATGACAAGGCATTTTTAACGCAGTTTTTAGAAACGCCCAAACAAATAGCAATTATACCACACCGCAATCCCGATGGCGATGCCTTGGGTTCGTGTTTAGGACTTTATCATGTTTTAAAACAGCTAAACCACACGGTGAAAGTACTTGCTCCAAACGAATTTCCCGAGTTTATATCGTGGCTACCGGCTACAAACGAAATACTTATCTTTGAAAAGAATTTTGATACTTGTGCCGCTTTTTTGCAGGGCAGTGATTTGGTCTTTACGCTCGATTTTAATGCACTGCACCGAGCTGGTGACCAAATGGGATCTTATCTAGAAAAATTACGAAAACCTTTTGTAATGATTGATCACCACCAAATGCCCGACAATTATGCGAAAGTTACGATTTCTGATACTTCTTTTGGTTCTACCTGCGAATTATTGTATCGTTTTCTTCAAGAATTAAATCTGCAAAAATACATCAATGTGAAAGTTGCAACTTGTATTTATACAGGAATTGTAACCGATTCAGGCTCTTTTAAATTTGTAAAAACCACTGGAGATACACACCGTGTGGTGGCAGAATTGATTGATTTAGGGGTTGATAACCCTAAAATACACAGTATGTTGTTTAACACTTCATCATACAATCAATTGCAATTGGTGGGTAGAGCGTTACAACAACTCAAAGTTTTGCCTAATCACAGCACGGCATACACATATTTAACCCAAGACGATTTAAACCAATTCCACTATAAAAAAGGAGATACCGAAGGTATTGTAAATTATGGTTTATCAATAAAAGGTATAGATTTTGCAGCTATTTTCATTGAAAATAAAGAAGAAGGAATGATTAAAATTTCATTTCGTTCAGAAGGAGAATTTGATGTAAACGAATTTGCTAGAACCTTTTTTAACGGCGGTGGACACATCAATGCGGCAGGCGGAAAATCGTTTATTTCATTACAAGAAACCATTTTAAAGTTTGAAACTATTATCAATGAAATCAACAAACAATAA
- a CDS encoding Crp/Fnr family transcriptional regulator — protein MSKCEQCIVRELSSLKALSKNELIHLAQCKDTIEIKKGDVIFQEGDTVNGVYCIKEGTCKLVRMASNGKDAILKLITKGDLLGQTAILTQEKTSLSAIAVEDMRVCFIPKSEILGFIDTNKNFSREVTKDVCKNLNYATDFALNHNSKTVKERLALALLSILDSSGTDTEGFLNLQLSRDEIASMVGTATESCIRLLAELKKEGILELKGKKIKIIKPTSLKSLAE, from the coding sequence ATGAGCAAATGTGAGCAATGTATCGTACGTGAATTAAGTTCTTTAAAAGCTTTATCAAAGAACGAATTGATTCATTTGGCGCAATGTAAAGACACCATCGAGATTAAAAAAGGTGATGTAATTTTTCAAGAAGGCGACACCGTGAATGGCGTGTATTGCATTAAAGAAGGAACATGTAAATTGGTGCGTATGGCATCAAACGGAAAAGATGCGATTTTAAAATTAATCACAAAAGGGGATTTATTGGGCCAAACTGCTATACTTACCCAAGAAAAAACCTCTTTAAGTGCTATTGCTGTTGAAGATATGCGCGTTTGTTTTATTCCCAAATCAGAAATTCTAGGATTTATTGATACCAACAAAAACTTTTCAAGAGAAGTGACCAAAGATGTGTGTAAAAATTTAAACTATGCCACCGATTTTGCATTAAACCACAACAGTAAAACCGTGAAAGAACGATTGGCTTTGGCTTTGTTGAGTATATTAGACTCAAGCGGTACCGATACAGAAGGCTTTTTAAACCTGCAATTAAGTCGCGATGAAATTGCAAGCATGGTGGGCACTGCCACTGAAAGTTGCATTCGCTTGTTGGCTGAACTAAAAAAAGAAGGCATTTTAGAGTTAAAGGGTAAAAAAATAAAAATAATAAAACCTACTTCACTAAAAAGTTTAGCAGAATAA